In Candidatus Acidiferrales bacterium, a genomic segment contains:
- the deoC gene encoding deoxyribose-phosphate aldolase, whose translation MDARQMEQLVQAITQEILAYLGTSSGTDLRGLEIDDLICPGCNQSCAEKCVNKTKRIVEAGACRISCGDEIREVATDLAGLIDHTLLKPEASRQDILRICEEARRFRFASVVVNPWYVPLVAERLRGTPVKVCTVVGFPLGATLPQVKLYETEEVIKLGAQEIDMVVNVGALKSGELDVVEQDIRGVVEACHRAGCIAKVILEMALLTVAEKVRGCVAAREAGADFVKTSTGFGPGGATAEDVALMRAIVGREIGVKAAGGVRTYEDLQKMVCAGATRIGASASVKILEEAGAAKPN comes from the coding sequence GTGGACGCTCGCCAGATGGAACAACTGGTTCAAGCCATCACCCAGGAAATCCTCGCTTATCTCGGGACTTCCTCCGGGACGGATTTGCGCGGGCTTGAAATTGACGATCTGATCTGCCCGGGCTGCAACCAGTCCTGCGCCGAGAAGTGCGTCAACAAGACCAAGCGCATTGTCGAGGCGGGCGCCTGTCGCATCTCCTGCGGGGACGAGATCCGGGAGGTTGCTACCGACCTTGCCGGACTGATTGACCACACCCTGCTCAAGCCGGAAGCTTCGCGCCAGGATATTTTGCGCATCTGCGAAGAGGCCAGGCGGTTCCGTTTTGCTTCCGTGGTGGTGAATCCGTGGTACGTGCCGCTCGTGGCGGAGAGGTTGCGCGGCACGCCGGTCAAGGTTTGCACCGTCGTCGGGTTCCCCCTGGGCGCGACCTTGCCTCAGGTGAAGCTGTATGAAACAGAAGAGGTGATCAAGCTCGGCGCGCAGGAGATTGACATGGTGGTCAACGTGGGCGCGCTCAAGTCCGGCGAACTCGACGTGGTCGAGCAAGACATTCGCGGGGTGGTCGAGGCCTGCCACCGGGCGGGGTGCATCGCCAAGGTGATTTTGGAAATGGCGTTGCTCACGGTGGCGGAGAAGGTGCGCGGCTGCGTTGCGGCGCGCGAGGCTGGCGCCGACTTTGTCAAGACCTCGACCGGGTTCGGCCCGGGAGGCGCCACCGCCGAAGATGTGGCCCTCATGCGCGCCATCGTCGGCCGCGAGATTGGCGTGAAGGCCGCCGGCGGCGTGCGCACTTACGAGGATTTGCAGAAAATGGTCTGTGCCGGAGCCACCCGCATCGGCGCCAGCGCCAGCGTCAAGATTTTGGAGGAAGCGGGCGCGGCCAAACCCAACTAG